The nucleotide window TGAGATTCGCTCTAAACTTGGGAGTAAGCAAACTCGTCTTCCCACTTTACCGGACCATCATCGCTCTCTCTGTTCTTGCTCCCTCTGCTTACTTCCTTGAAAAGTATACacttattttgtttctttaatcCAACCAATCTTTAGTTATTTATTCCAGTTTTATGTaatattgattaatattttctttggTAAAATGTAATATTGATTCttagtatttttatttgtatattggTAAACAGAAAAGAAAGGCCGGCAATGAACACCAGTTTACTGATTCAGTTCTTCCTTCTTGGACTTGTCGGGTACGATCTTCTTTTAAACCTTAGATTGTAGGTTGGACTtgatatgttttttgtttgtttgtttgtttgatgggtgtttatatctatatatagcATAACATTAAACCAAGGCTTTTACATATTTGGATTGGACAATACCTCACCAACATTCGCATCAGCAACTGAGAATGCTGTCCCTGCTGTTTCATTCCTCATGGCCGCCTTGCTCGGGTATATCTCTCTCGTTCTTGAttcttctaaaataaaaatctcacTTTCACTCATTAATACTTTAGACACACACATTATTGTAGAATAGAGAAGGTAGAGTTGAAGAGGAGAGATGGTATAGCCAAAGTGGTGGGCACATTTGTATCGGTGGCAGGCTCTTTGGTCATAACGCTATATAAAGGGCCAACCATTTACGAACCGAGCTTGCGTATAATGGACCAACCCATATTAAATGGTGGATCAGAAGGAGAGGAAGAAAACAAGAACTGGACGTTGGGATGTCTGTGCTTGATGGGTCACTGCTTATGCTGGTCAAGCTGGATTGTGTTACAATCACCATTGCTTAAGAAGTACCCTGCTCGATTCTCCTTCATCTCGTGCTCATGCTTTTTCGCAGTAATCCAGTTCTTTGGCATCTCTGCTTATTTCGAGCGAGATGTGGAGAGCTGGAAGATACTATCAGGAGGGGAAGTGTACGCGTTGCTATACACtgtaagtgttttttttttaatcttttagatttagtattttctttcttttatatttgGTAAGTGTTAATATATGGATCAAATGAATAAAACCTGTGTATATAGGGATTGGTGGGATCAGCGATGGTGTTTGCAATACAAATATATGTGGTGGAGAGAGGGGGACCTTTGTTTGTATCAGCCTACTTGCCACTACAAACTCTAGTAGCTGCTGTTTTAGCCACCTTTGCTCTTGGTGAACACTTCTACCTCGGAGGGTACGTACATCTGTATAGGTTCTTCTACTCACAATAAATCATACCATAGAGTATAACTAAGTGCTTTTATAAATTGTTGTTGGTATGACAGAATGATTGGGGCAATACTAATAATTAGTGGACTCTACTTGGTTGTGATGGGAAAGAGTTGGGAGAGTCAAGCTCTAATTGTTAGCCGCCAACAGCAACAACGCTTTGTTTATTCAGCAACagaagaagatggtgatgaAGACGAGCATAACAAAGAAAGGAGATCTTGTAGCATCATTCAACCATTAATTACATCTTAAtctctgctctctctctctctgaaggTCCGAATAGTAACACACGGGACTACTGCGAAACAATGGCTGTTCTGTTCGGTTCTAATtgcaacaaaaatatatagatacacAGATACatgtaaagatttttgttactattaatcGAGCCGTCGTGTGGTTGGCCACCATTCAGAActcgaaataataaaaattgcaCGATTACTTCATccttatttcaaaattttgaagataaaaaGTTCGATTTTGTCAGGTACTTCGTTTCTTATAAAAGCGAACGAGgcagcatatatatatatataagaggcGGAGGCAGCTTAGTGGGTGGGAGGTCAGCTGACCCCACTTcttttttgtaagaaaaaaaattttagataaaatttgaataatttttgtattgatctcatttaaaaaataaatttgaccccataaaaataattacaaaacacTAAAGACAAAATTTAATtacaactaatatatttttatttttaaaactttggatttatattagttttaatcttattttttctataattacaaaaaattagtaaatcactaaacatattttgtaattttaaacaTTGTTAATGTTAGTTTAATATAGAAagttagaaacattaaaaataaacaaacttaaaaaaaaagttttaagctATGAATAAGTGTGAATACATTTGTAGTTTTTTGGTCGTTTATACATTATGCTCTTGAACTTTTTCTGACCCAGTCCAAAAATTTCTAGCTCCACcactgtgtatatatatatatatatttatatatatgtgtgcaTGAGGTCGACACAGAGATAGAGATGATTCAGAAAACAGTGGGCAGTAGTATCAAATCAAGTACCTCGTGCTTATCTTCCTTCTTACTACTATTTCGACGAAATTCTCACTCGCGGATTCGCGGGTACGAGAGTAACGGCCAAGTCgtagagaagaagaagcaacaCGATGGGTTGTTTCTGCAAAAGAGCAAAGGCCAACACCTTCTTACCAACACCAGAATCCTCGACTCCATCGTCCGAAGCTCAGATGTTAGGCCCACCGACACTGTCTTGGAGATCGGTCCGGGTACCGGAAACCTCACCATGAAACTTCTAGAAGCTGCCCACCACGTCGTCGCCGTGGAGCTAGATAAGCGTATGGTTGAGATTCTCCGCACAAGGGTCTCTGACCATGGTTTTCAACATAAACTTACGGTACACTCTCTCTTCTTATTCATTATGTACATAAGCGCACACAACCTGTTCgatgaaatgaccaaaaaaaaagacagaactGATTTAGAAGTCTCCaaactaatatttatttaaaaaatatgatagatatttgttttttttttcaaaatatcaggagtgattttatttaaaaaatgtgatagatatttgttttttttttcaaaatacctggagagattttatttaaaaaatgtgatagatatttgttttttttttcaaaataccaAGAGTGATTTTATTTGAAAGATGtgatagatatttgtttttttttttcaaaatatcaagagtgattttatttgaaaaatgtgatagaaatttgtttttttttttcaaaatagtaGGAGTGatttttaacaataaaattgttataaaaataaatatattttcatataaaaaaatttagacctttttcttattttctaatacaaaaaatacatgcatttttaaaaattgaaccTTGTCTATTAAGAAATAGGGGACAATAGGACCGAGGGAGATCGCACCGCTTGTCCTCTGGCCGGCACTGGAGAGAGAACTGACTTCTTTGTTTTCTGTTATAGATCATTCAGAAAGATGTCCTCAAGACAGACTTCCCTGAGTTTGATCTCGTGGTTGCTAATATTCCATACAACATATCATCCCCTCTGGTGGCGAAGCTTGTCTACGGCTCCAACACCTTCCGCACGGCCACGCTCTTGCTTCAGAAGGAATTCTCCCGCCGCCTCTTGGCTAACCCTGGCGATTCTGATTTCAACAGATTGGCTGTGAACGTGAAGCTTCTGGCTGATGTCAAATTCGTTATGAATGTGAGCAAAAGAGAGTTTGTCCCGCCCCCTAAAGTTGATTCGTCCGTTGTCATGATCACGCCCAAGGAGGTCAAACCTGATGTTGATGTTCGAGAATGGCTGGCTTTTACTCGCACTTGTTTCGGGAAGAAGAATAAGACGCTTGGTTCCATGTTTAGGCAGAAGAAGAAGGTCGTGGAACTGCTGAGTTTGTCCAAAGTTGGAATTACTACGAATGCAAGTGATgttgttgaagaagaagaaggggaaGACCGTGTCTTGTGTTTGGATACAGATGCAAGTATGTTCAAGGAAAGGGTGATTGGAGTTCTGAAATCGAATGGGTTTGAAGACAAACGACCATCGAAGCTTTCTCATGGTGAGTTATTGCGTTTGCTTTCTTTGTTTAACCAAGCTGGTATCTTTTTCCATTCTTTACCAATGGATCTACACGATTATTGATGCTAAGTTTTGTTTTAACtagtaattttgtttattttctccGAGTAATTTGAGCTGCTTTGCCTTTAATCGAACCCATTAATTTCCCAAGTTTTTTATTATgtaattgtaaataaaaaaaaatgacactGTCTTCCTTGagttaaaccaaataaaaagattaaagaTGATGATATATTATCCCCTTGGAGGTTGTTTTAGCAATTTCAGCATGTTTTCATAGACGATGAAAGTGATGGAAGAAGCAGGCACATTTTTCAAATTAGATGTTAGTCCCCTGTAGAAACCTCAGAGAGCATGAGCTGTGTTCTTGTACTTTACTATTGTTACCAAAAGCGCCCCAATACTTTTAAATTGACCAAAAGCATGTTCATCTAGTGCACCTTGAAAATTAGAGTAGTGAAAATTAAGCAATCACCAAAATAAATCTTCAAATACACTCGAAGGAGAGCACACATTCATACAAGCAAAGGCAAAAGAAATAGATGACACGTCGTCCATGCCAAACAAATGCATGAAACTAAACCATGATATATAGTATAAGGGTTTGATTAATAAGCTGCATGGTTAACCCTCCGACAGATTCTCCGGATCTCTCCCCTCGCGCCGGTCAATGGAGAGATATTCCCCATCTTCACCATCGACCTCGCGAACTGCTCAAAGAAGGCCTCTTGATTCTCTCAGCATAGAGCTCCACCAGCTCCTTGGACTCTCTGTTCTTTGTGAACAGAACCTCGTCAGAGCTCAATAGCCCTTTGTACATGATGAGGTTCTTGAAGTAGTGGTTGTCGAACTTGAAGGGTGTCACCAAGTCGAGGAAGAAGAGGTTTTGGTCACCGCCGGATCTTGGACATTGCTTACGCAACACGGAGGCGTAGTattggtttagggttagatcAGGCTTGCCGTTGCCAGACTGGTTGTATAACCTCTGCCTGAAACTTGTGCACCTTGAGTTTCCAATGGTGTGACTTCCTGCAAATCATACGAAACAAAACcccttctaaatatttttttttgaatgaaaaccCCTTCTAAATATTGCAACTGAACTTAATCAGCAAAGCGAATGTAACAATACTTCCGGGGCTTTCTTAacggttttatttatttaaaatttagcaAAGCTGGTGTAACAAGCCCTTCAAcatttaaaatgttttcaaaagctaacaaacattttaaaataaaaataaaagaggaataaaagtaaaataatatgGGGAGTTTTCTAACGATTTTTTAGGGtcggttaatatatatataggtaagTTGTTACAAATGaatattgtaattaattaataccAGAGAGGGAGACAAGATCGACAAGATTAAGGCCTTGACGCTTGAATTTAGTGAGGATAGTTTGAAAAGTGTTGTTGGGAGCAGGAATGTCATTGTTGGAACCACTCAAGCTTGCTCCTCTCGCGTCTCTTCTTCCTAGAGGTACTTCCCAACTCGGTCCACCTGTCTGTATTAACATATGACCATGTGTTGAACTAATTAAGTTTTTAGTGATAATTCGTATTACCAATAATTTGATAATTTGTTATTCTGACTTACAATGACGGTTGAGTCTCTAGCGGCTAGAGCCAAGATATCAGCGCAAGAAACCGTTTCAGGACACTCTTGTTCTAATGCATGTTTGATCTCTTCGATGACCTCGAAACCACGAGCTGAATTTCGGTTAGGGTTTGATCGTTTCTCGCTGATTATGCTTCCACTGTTGTCCAGTAGTATGGAAGCATCACATCCCTGCGGTACGCGagaaaaataaatgttaaaacGAAAATTTAATCGTTCATACTAAAATAAGGTTGAGAAGATGCGAAGGTTGAAACCTTGACGAAACAATCGTGGAAATGGAGTCTGAGCAAGGAGGCGGGCATGCGAGGATCCTGTGCGAATGCTTTGGCGACAATTAACTGAACAATCTCTTGAGCTTTAGGACATGAGTGGTCGTAGAATTGAGGGAAGAGATAGCCGCCACTTCCATAGGCTTTGGAACTCAAACAAAGAGGAGAGAAGGCGATGAGGGAGAGGGCTGCGATAAGAATGTTCAATGATACAGCCATTTTGGGGATTCTTTTGCTTGATTTTCTACAAAAGTAATTGGGGTTTAACTCAATCGGTTTCTTGTGATAGAATGAGTTCCATACTTCCATCATTTATAGAGTAGACTTTGTGGAAATTTTAGAAAGACGTTGGAGTTGGTAACTAATCTTAGATATTGGGTTAGATGGATACATTATTCTTTAAGGATTGGTTTGAATACGAGATATTTGTTGAGAGTTGTATTGTGTTCACCGTCGATGATGATCAATTTATATATGGAACTAATATTAAATTTGCAGTTAGTCAAGTCATATACCAAACCGAGAAGATGATTagacatattaataaaattaatgaatCGAGAGAACATCAACATTCAACACAAGCTAGCAAAACAATTGCGTACGTATtgggtttttagtttttacttgGTTGACATTTGAGATTTGACCATATATAGTCAAGAAAACAATGCTAACTGTTGTCTGTTGTGTAAGCAAAGTAATACTCGTCTTATCGTGTGCTTAACAGGTAGATACGGTTGCTAGACTACGACAAAGACAATAGTAATTGGTAGATAATGCCAAAATTATTAAGAACAGCTCCAACTGCTATTCATCACAAAACCAAACAATCtatttttccttttgttttcaGTGCAACAAAATAGAACAATGAACATTAAAAAAGCATGATCAAACAGTGTTTCTAGACTTTCTAAACTATTTAAAAGTCATCACTTATTTTATGTAACAAATCTTAAAGATATTGAATTATTGTGATTGAACATACTTGCTTACATGTGCAAATGAAAgcttaaaatttattagaactTGATCCACGTCTCTGCGcagatgtttgatttaacttgtgttcaatgtaaatttataaaccgttggttttataaaaaaaattcatgtatatatttttatgttttgtaatttgatGATTTAGTTAATCccatgaaaatgtttttttcctttaatacatggctaaatatgtaaataaaagaaattactaaaaatattactatacatatttcaaacaattatcatttaaatttttatatatgtttccaaacaataacaaaagatacttcagttttaataatatagatgagtcTATGCGGAAGAGTGACACAAGAACAATTCTCATTCGATGTAGAAAAAGTTCAATGTATTGGGGAAACGGGAAAATTCCATTAGGTTTATAGAACTACAGCCGTTACAAAATACGAACCAACGATCGACAAAGGTGTATAACACATTTTAGCAGAAGTAACATATAAGTAAATAACTTAACAAGAAAGTAGATATATAGATATCAAAATACAGAATACAGTAAAAACATGTCCATAACATAAAAAGAGCCAGATTCCCCTAACACACTCCTCTCTCACACACACACTCATATTAAGCCATATAACACATCGCAGGATCGCACAATAAAAAGGCACACCTACAACGTCTAGATGCGACTGcgttactttttatttatatgtatatgcGTTTGTTCCAAGTTTTAATAGTATGTTTTGTTATTAACGATGACGACCACCAGAAGCTTATCCTTGATCTTGTCTATCATGCCCTTTTTCTCGTGGCGCTCATCACCGTGGCCTCCAGCATCATAAACGGTGATAGTTCACATCCACTGAGATTGACCAGACTGATCATGATGACCATGCAACTTCTCCTTAATCTTATAGGTTATTCCCTTATTCTTCCACCTCTCACCTTTCCCAGCATCCtcctatatactatatatcatCATATCGGAATTGTCAAAACATACACCTGCATATGTATGATTATAGTAATTTGTTAACGTACCAAGATAGAGCTGGATCCAGATCCATAGCGGTGAAGCATTCCGCCCAAGCCGGCCACCACCACTTTCCTTATGGAGTTGCTCCTGGCTGTGGTGCCCAGGGGCGTCCCTGAACCAAGCAAACTGAAACATAGGTTTTGGGCCTCCAACTTCTACAGGCcccaattttaataaaaaatatttatgtaattatataattttctgataaataataaaaagagttctggagaaaagaaaacagaaaaaacCTATAGTAGATatctcttatatactaaagcgcaagtcgCCTGACGAATCAGGTTATGACATTTGgcaaatttttacaaaaaaaaattaaaataaaaacaaattttcgcTATCTCCTATTTTTATGCAATCCTCAACTACCTAAAAACATTCCTTATTTTTCTCAGAATTTTAATACCACGTTAGTTACTTTTTTATCAAACTGTTTTCTTCATCTCCTCCAATATATAATCTGTAAGTGTACTGGCTTTCTTCTCCACGTTTTATCTATTACCAAAAAGTTTTTAGTTTGTGATTACATTATCAAAACCAGGAGCATCACGTTTTAAAAGGAAGAAGTAAGTGATTCATTGTTATTATAATGATGGCAAATTATGAGAAATCCGTTCCATGTTTTACTGCAACTataaatcttcttctttttgtcacCACAACTAGACTCCCAAAGCACAATATCAATCTATagaggaaaaaaagaaacaaatgaagaagaatatattttgataaaaggtAAACGAGTTTCTATTATTTCAGTAGGAAAGGATCATATTGTTAAACTGTTTTCCTACTGTGCAATAGGTTTTACACCAATAGGTAGATTGAAAACATCCTCAACATTCGATGGTGAGCAATTTGGTACTTTTTCTATAGTTTTAGTCtttcaaatattcaaaaatacaaTTGATTTATATACGTTTCACATTTGTAGGAGCAAAGATTAGCATGAAGCATCGAAGATAGCATAATCAATGCTGCCATGGGATGATGGGAGACAAAATTACCAGAGGTATATATTAGCAGCTACATATTTATATTACtgcagttttttcttttttgttttttttttgtcaactactGCTGTTTTTTCAGTACACAATATTCTttcaaatatttgatatttcaaTAAACAACAATAAGAAAGTTATTTTTCAATCTACTACATCCTCTTGACTACCATAAATAATGTTTAGTGAGATAATGGAATTTGTCAGGTGATGTTATAGTTATCTAAGATAACTTTTTGAAGTCTTTCTAGATATATATAATGGTTATGTTTatctttttgtgtgttctgcAAAATAATGTGAAACTATCCATTTATAATTATAGTTACCCATTTCTATTATATCCAacttaaaaattttcaaaatatttgtaagaaaaaataattccaTGCGAAGCATGGGGTCAATACTAGTTATAAATAAACTGGGATCCacaattaatcaaaaaaatctACAGCAAtgtttcttcttccttctctctctcacgattcttcttctactctcCTTTTGAACAACTAAAATCATTTGAATGAGAATGTgtaattatatttctataatgTTAAGTATAGACAGGGTCCCcgtttttgttttgattatggCCCCAAGTATTGCAGGAACGCCCCTGGTGGTGCCTAACTCCAGGGCCAGCTCCCAAGGCGCAAGTTCCAGAATCCAGCCTCGTATCCTTCGCCACCTGTCCCATAGGTCCCACCGGTGGCTCCACAAGTTTTTGGTGGCTCCACCAGTTCAGGTGGCTCGAGATATGCGTAAAGTCTCTTCGCCGTCCTCTAGCAAAAACGACTCTGGCTTCCAAAAACCCTCACAACGAGAGACCCATGTGCCCGGTAACCTCGCCCACCGAATACTGCATCCTCACCTCTGGAAAGAGGATCAAGCTCATCCCTTCACTGAGGCGTCACGGATGGTAACGGCATTGGCAACGTTGTTGGCCAACTCAtgtctaaattttattttgctaCTAACTCCTGTCTAGTTTCATTATTCAAGTGTGATACATTTTTTATCATACCAAAGACGTCCATTTACTGTCCTTGCAAGTTGCATGTATAGTGAAAAATCCTGAGAAACAAATGAAGAAATGCATGCAGCCACCGCCCACCGAGCAATAAAGAATAATGCAACTTACTTGGTGATAATAGATTGTTAGTGAGAGACATATATAGttactcttctctcttttttttcttgtcgaGGTTGGTGTGTACATATATAGATCTGAAAATAGGAACTTCTATGATTACGTTCtgacaaagaaaagaaaaacgacAAGACCGGTTCAACTTCGCGGAAATCCTGcgtaaaattagaaaataatagcTCTTtcatatggttttttttttgaacaactcaTATGGTTTTAGTTAGTGTTCTAAAAGTCGGTACAGAACATCCCATTCCCATACGTGCCTTAAATCGGACATAACTgaaatgaatttttttgaacgattattttcgtttaaataacttaactagattttaacccgcatttggaaagcgcgggttttgtttcaaaattaagtatatatttttgatgattttCTATATAAGAGTATAAGTTTAAGTACATTTATTTGGAATCTCGAATCGAATTGTACCaaactgaagaaaaaaaaatttgaactgaatttcataaataaccgagaatatcatatttttctagaatctaaaattaaaactgaaccaaaaacTAAATGGGTACCTAAATATTTAAAGTACAATtgtatatttacaaatattaatgATGATGACTAATAGTGCATGTACATTTAATTGGTGAGAAGAAAgcattatattttctaaattattgaACTCTTTTTAGTGGAGTACATATGTGATCTATAAACGAATTAAgatataaacaatttttttatatccgATCCAAACTTGTGATCGAACCGGTAAACATGGTGACCGTATATAATCCATACCGGCTTATGTTTGTCATATAAcattctttcaatttttttttacaaactcATCTGTTTCCACAAACTTCGTATTTAGTGAaaacttattaattaaaaatccaataaaaccaaaaaatctgtCATTAACCTGTGGCCCGACACTGATTGACCCAGGAAAAccataattgtttttaatacttatttattatttcatcaATACCTTATAATAGtacataaaactaaataaactatttttgtcatataaatatattcattgtATTTATATTATGCATTTTAATTTATAGGTTTTGTAATGATcaacattattacaatttaaatgtacatatattattttttagaagCATACAATTGGTTCACAcctaataataaaattaaaattaagattGATAGAATGAGAATTTTTAATGTATCATGAATCCAAAGAATTAAATTA belongs to Brassica rapa cultivar Chiifu-401-42 chromosome A07, CAAS_Brap_v3.01, whole genome shotgun sequence and includes:
- the LOC103829617 gene encoding WAT1-related protein At3g53210 codes for the protein MSPIAARAKLHVAMVVFQTGYAGNHVIMRFALNLGVSKLVFPLYRTIIALSVLAPSAYFLEKKERPAMNTSLLIQFFLLGLVGITLNQGFYIFGLDNTSPTFASATENAVPAVSFLMAALLGIEKVELKRRDGIAKVVGTFVSVAGSLVITLYKGPTIYEPSLRIMDQPILNGGSEGEEENKNWTLGCLCLMGHCLCWSSWIVLQSPLLKKYPARFSFISCSCFFAVIQFFGISAYFERDVESWKILSGGEVYALLYTGLVGSAMVFAIQIYVVERGGPLFVSAYLPLQTLVAAVLATFALGEHFYLGGMIGAILIISGLYLVVMGKSWESQALIVSRQQQQRFVYSATEEDGDEDEHNKERRSCSIIQPLITS
- the LOC103829618 gene encoding ribosomal RNA small subunit methyltransferase, mitochondrial; its protein translation is MIQKTVGSSIKSSTSCLSSFLLLFRRNSHSRIRGYESNGQVVEKKKQHDGLFLQKSKGQHLLTNTRILDSIVRSSDVRPTDTVLEIGPGTGNLTMKLLEAAHHVVAVELDKRMVEILRTRVSDHGFQHKLTIIQKDVLKTDFPEFDLVVANIPYNISSPLVAKLVYGSNTFRTATLLLQKEFSRRLLANPGDSDFNRLAVNVKLLADVKFVMNVSKREFVPPPKVDSSVVMITPKEVKPDVDVREWLAFTRTCFGKKNKTLGSMFRQKKKVVELLSLSKVGITTNASDVVEEEEGEDRVLCLDTDASMFKERVIGVLKSNGFEDKRPSKLSHGELLRLLSLFNQAGIFFHSLPMDLHDY
- the LOC103829619 gene encoding LOW QUALITY PROTEIN: peroxidase 72 (The sequence of the model RefSeq protein was modified relative to this genomic sequence to represent the inferred CDS: deleted 2 bases in 1 codon) → MMEVWNSFYHKKPIELNPNYFCRKSSKRIPKMAVSLNILIAALSLIAFSPLCLSSKAYGSGGYLFPQFYDHSCPKAQEIVQLIVAKAFAQDPRMPASLLRLHFHDCFVKGCDASILLDNSGSIISEKRSNPNRNSARGFEVIEEIKHALEQECPETVSCADILALAARDSTVITGGPSWEVPLGRRDARGASLSGSNNDIPAPNNTFQTILTKFKRQGLNLVDLVSLSGSHTIGNSRCTSFRQRLYNQSGNGKPDLTLNQYYASVLRKQCPRSGGDQNLFFLDLVTPFKFDNHYFKNLIMYKGLLSSDEVLFTKNRESKELVELYAENQEAFFEQFARSMVKMGNISPLTGARGEIRRICRRVNHAAY